One genomic segment of Odocoileus virginianus isolate 20LAN1187 ecotype Illinois chromosome 33, Ovbor_1.2, whole genome shotgun sequence includes these proteins:
- the RMI2 gene encoding recQ-mediated genome instability protein 2, with product MAASKESLPSSGSTAVRLPRLPPLKVLAEQLRRDAEGGPGSWRLSRAAAGREPLELTAVWMQGTVVEVGGGEARLRDPSGFFSVRGLERVPRGRPCLVPGKYVMVMGVVQACSPEPCLQAVKMTDLSDNPLHESLWELEVEDLHKLIP from the exons ATGGCGGCGTCCAAGGAGTCGTTACCCAGCAGCGGCTCCACAGCCGTGAGGCTGCCTCGGTTGCCGCCGCTCAAGGTGCTGGCGGAGCAGCTGCGGCGCGACGCGGAGGGCGGCCCGGGCTCGTGGCGCTTGTCGCGGGCGGCGGCGGGCCGCGAGCCGCTGGAGCTGACTGCCGTGTGGATGCAGGGCACTGTGGTGGAGGTCGGCGGCGGCGAGGCGCGGCTGCGGGACCCGAGCGGGTTTTTCTCGGTTCGCGGCCTGGAGCGGGTGCCCCGCGGGCGGCCCTGCCTCGTCCCAG GAAAGTATGTGATGGTGATGGGAGTGGTTCAGGCCTGCAGCCCTGAGCCCTGCCTGCAGGCTGTGAAGATGACAGATCTTTCAGATAATCCCCTCCACGAAAGCTTGTGGGAGCTGGAAGTGGAAGATTTACACAAGCTTATTCCTTAG